CAGCGGGATACTGTAAGGCAGCCTGACTCGTGCCAATTTTGCAGTGAATTCGGACGAATGTTTGATGGCGAGGATGCAGGAGATGTCACTGGATTACCACTTCACAGTGGAGCAGGAAGTCGGATCCTCTACATACGCCTTCTTCGGCTTCAATGGTGAGCCTCCTCTGCTTCTAAGAAGCCAACTTCTTGGTCATTCTCTGCAACATTTCCCCTGATGCGTCGATGCGCAGGGACTGCCGGAGTGTGGCGGATTGCTGCTCTCAATGAAGCTGGAGGTTGGAAGGACCGGACCACGGTAGAGGACATGGATTTGGCTGTTCGAGCGAGCCTCAAGGGTTGGAAGTTTGTCTTCCTTGGAGATCTCAAGGTAATCTAGTTTGTGTAGTCCTCCTTCCTGATGATCTCAAAGGTAATCTAGAACGTGAATTCAGGTCAAGAATGAGCTGCCGAGCACTCTCAGGGCGTACCGGTATCAGCAACACAGGTGGTCTTGTGGCCCAGCAAACCTATTCAGAAAGATGGCGATGGAAATTGCTAATAACAAGGTCAACTCACTCTACAAAAGATTGATCAGATAGAGATTGCTTGCTGTTCTATACCTGATCAAGCTTACTTCTCCTCTGCAATGCAGAAAGTGAGTCTGTGGAAGAAAGTACATGTGATCTACAGTTTCTTCTTTGTTCGTAAGGTGGTAGCTCACATTGTGACCTTTGTATTCTACTGCGTGGTTATCCCTGCCGCTGTCCTGGTTCCTGAGGTGGAAATACCCAGGTGGGGTGCGATCTACATCCCTTCCATCATCACCCTTCTCAATGCAGTCGGAACTCCACGGTAAGGATCAGTCTCCTCTCGCAGACCATCATCCATTGGGATGATTCATAGAAGAAAGGTCGATGATTCATGTGGTGACAGGTCTCTTCACTTGCTGGTGTTTTGGATCCTCTTCGAGAACGTCATGTCGCTGCACAGGACAAAAGCCACCCTTATTGGCCTGTTGGAAGCAGGAAGAGTGAACGAGTGGGTGGTCACAGAGAAGCTAGGAGACACTGTGAAGGCCAAAATGGCGGTCAAGGCCGCGAGGAAGCCACCGATTAGGATTGGCGATAGGTATTTCTTCTGTTCAGATTATGGCTTTTGCTGTGGATTTCTTTGACCGATACTTGGAATTTGTCCTCCACCAGATTACATCTACTGGAGCTTTGGACAGGCGCTTACCTCTTCTTCTGTGGGTGCTACGATGTGGCCTTTGGGAAGAACCATTACTTCCTCTACCTCTTCCTCCAAGCAATTGCTTTCTTTGTAGTAGGATT
The window above is part of the Musa acuminata AAA Group cultivar baxijiao chromosome BXJ2-6, Cavendish_Baxijiao_AAA, whole genome shotgun sequence genome. Proteins encoded here:
- the LOC103987722 gene encoding glucomannan 4-beta-mannosyltransferase 9 isoform X2, with amino-acid sequence MHRIRMFSPPPPSLQLLGIQAVHLRSDPPCYVDLTDLSCSSPSKQDLVEAECRRWSSKGVNIKYEIRDNRSGYKAGALKEGMKHSYVNHCDYVAIFDADFQPEPDFLCRTVPFLLHNPAVGLVQARWKFVNSDECLMARMQEMSLDYHFTVEQEVGSSTYAFFGFNGTAGVWRIAALNEAGGWKDRTTVEDMDLAVRASLKGWKFVFLGDLKVKNELPSTLRAYRYQQHRWSCGPANLFRKMAMEIANNKKVSLWKKVHVIYSFFFVRKVVAHIVTFVFYCVVIPAAVLVPEVEIPRWGAIYIPSIITLLNAVGTPRSLHLLVFWILFENVMSLHRTKATLIGLLEAGRVNEWVVTEKLGDTVKAKMAVKAARKPPIRIGDRLHLLELWTGAYLFFCGCYDVAFGKNHYFLYLFLQAIAFFVVGFGYVGTFVPGY
- the LOC103987722 gene encoding glucomannan 4-beta-mannosyltransferase 9 isoform X1 — translated: MDRLTSTALLPESFQGARDDITEQMGMVWQQIKAPVMVPLLRLAVFLCLVMSVMLVVEKAYMAVVIVLVKLFGRRPEKRYRWEPMRDDLELGSSSYPIVLVQIPMYNEKEVYQLSIGAACGLYWPSDRIIIQVLDDSTDPVIKDLVEAECRRWSSKGVNIKYEIRDNRSGYKAGALKEGMKHSYVNHCDYVAIFDADFQPEPDFLCRTVPFLLHNPAVGLVQARWKFVNSDECLMARMQEMSLDYHFTVEQEVGSSTYAFFGFNGTAGVWRIAALNEAGGWKDRTTVEDMDLAVRASLKGWKFVFLGDLKVKNELPSTLRAYRYQQHRWSCGPANLFRKMAMEIANNKKVSLWKKVHVIYSFFFVRKVVAHIVTFVFYCVVIPAAVLVPEVEIPRWGAIYIPSIITLLNAVGTPRSLHLLVFWILFENVMSLHRTKATLIGLLEAGRVNEWVVTEKLGDTVKAKMAVKAARKPPIRIGDRLHLLELWTGAYLFFCGCYDVAFGKNHYFLYLFLQAIAFFVVGFGYVGTFVPGY